The following nucleotide sequence is from Streptomyces bathyalis.
CCACCTCCGCAGGGTGGACCCCGGGGGTACCCGGGGGTCAGGGTGCCTCAGGGGCGCGCCTCCGGGTCCGGGGCGCCGTGCCGTGACGAGCGGTTCAGGCAGCGGGTCAGGGGACGACGGCAACGGGTGCGTCCACGAGATTGCGGTCGATGGTCAGGCGGCGGCCGCCGTAGGTGCGGGTCACGTTGCCGTCGTGCTGGTGGATGCGGCGGTGCGGCTGCCAGGCACCCGCGTCGATGTACTTGTTGCTCTTCACGGACGCCTTCGCCTTCCAGTCCGCGAACCACAGCGCGTGGGGGAGATCCTTCCTGCCCGCCTTGCGCGCGCCGTTCATGTGCTCGATGCCGGAGTTCGCGCTGCTGTAGAAGCCGGGGAGGTAGCCCGCCTCGCGCACGGAGCGGTTCCATCCCTGGATGAAGCGGAGCGTGGTGGCGGCGCAGCGCGTCGAGGAGTTGTCGTAGGACTCCATGTCGAGGTAAATGGCGCTGTGCCTGGCCATGCTCAGCTTCTTGGCCGCGGCCACGGCGTCGCGTCCCTCGCGCAGGCCCCGCCGGGTGGGCGCGGTGTGGCTCATCGAGTAGCGGCCCTTGCGCGTCGACTCGACGCAGGGCGACTGCGAACCGATGTAGATGGGCAGCACCTTCCATCCCATGCGGTCCACGGAGCGCATCCAGGAGGTGTTGAGGTTCGGCTGGTGGGGGCACGCCCGGGCACGGCCACCGATGTAGACGCCTACGGCACCGAACGGGGAGGTGCCGTCCCATGCGCGCATGAGGGACGAAGAAGGGGTGTGGCAGGTGTCGAAGGCCTGGCCCTGGAAGATCTCGGCGCCGGACGGGCTGGGGTCGCGCTTCGGCCGCTTGCCGGAGACGGAGCCCTTGCGGGCGCCGGGAGTGGCGGTCGCGGTGGCCGTCGGGGTGGCCGTGGAAGTGGGGGTGGCCGTCGGGGTGGCCGTGGGAGTGGGGGTGGCCGTCGGGGCCGGACCGGCCGCCGGTCCGCTCGCGGCGTGCGCGGGAATCATGTCGGCGGCGGCGAGGCCGGTGAGCAGGGTGATCGAGGCAAGGGAGACGGCGGTTTTGCGGATGATGTGATTTTTATGCCACATGGACCGAGTGAACGGGCATCACCCGGCGGCGCCGCTGAGGCTCGCCGCCGCCGCAGCGGTTTCGCCCGACTGGGCCGTCCGCCGGTGACTGCCGCGGCGCGGGCTCGCTGCCCGAACAGGCCGCGCGGCCACGCCCGTTACCCCGTCCGCCATTGCCGGGTGCCGGCCGGTACCGTCCCGGCGGAGCCGGCCGCTCAGCCGCCCTCGCCGACGCAGCGGCTGCCGAGGGACTTGAGCTTGGCCTGGTCGACGTAGCCCTTCGTACGGCTGCCGGCGACATGGCCGTAGTCGCGGAAGCGGTACGGGCGCCCAGCGGGAGCCTCGTCCAGGCGGAAGATGTCGTCGGTGTGCACGTCCCCGATGTCGTTGCGGCCGGCGTCGAGGATGTCCCCTTCCCGCATCACCCGGTATACGCGGGTCATGCGGCAACTCGCGCTGCTGTCCGGCTCGTCCGCCGTCATTTTCGCGGAACTCCCCGCGCGGTCCGGCGTCCCCGAGGTGCCCGACCACACCACCGCGAACGTCCCCGCGCAGACCGCGACCGCGGCCACCAGCGCGACCAGCCCGGCGCGCGAGTGGAGCCCGGCCGGCAGGCACCACACGGAGGGTGCCGGGGACTCCCGGCGTCCCGCCTGCCGGGGCTGTCCGGCCTGCCCGGGCTGCTCCGCCGCCTCGTCCGGTGCGTTCCTCTCGCGCTCGGTGGCCTCCGCCGCCTGCTCGCGCAGCCTGCCCAGCCGTTGCCGCTCCCGGGGTGCCAGCCCGGCGACATCGCAGAAGGCGGCGAAGGTGTCGGCGGGCATGACCTCCTGGCCGTTCAGGTAGCGGGAGACCGGTGACTTGGTGAGATGGAGCGCCTCGGCGAGCTCGCGCTGGTTCAGCTCCGTCCTGTCCCGGAAGACGGCACGCAGCTGCTCCGTGAAGTCTCTGACAGTGCCGCCGAGTTCGTCCGGCAGCGGTTTCAGCGGGCGTCTGCCTGGCTCGGGCACGTCCCTGCCTCCCTCATCCACGTCCCTCTTCGCCGGTCAGAGGCTCGCGGGCCTCCCGGTGTCCCTCGTCGCACGCAACCCGTGGCGGTGCCAGGCGGCGGGACCGAAGAATCAACCCGGCTCGTCCTCCGTGCACTTCGGCGGTTCACACCGGCCCCTGCGCTCCGGGAACGCCCGCATGTTCTCACGCGGCGGGCGGGCGCGGTGCCGGAACGGTGCGCACCGGGATCCGGCGGGCCGATGCGAGCCCCGGGCACTTCGAGCCGTCTCGACTGCCCGGCGTAACCGGACAACCGAACACTCGAAGAGAGAAACCGATGACCATCAAGAGGAAGCTCCAACTCGTCTT
It contains:
- a CDS encoding helix-turn-helix domain-containing protein, which encodes MPEPGRRPLKPLPDELGGTVRDFTEQLRAVFRDRTELNQRELAEALHLTKSPVSRYLNGQEVMPADTFAAFCDVAGLAPRERQRLGRLREQAAEATERERNAPDEAAEQPGQAGQPRQAGRRESPAPSVWCLPAGLHSRAGLVALVAAVAVCAGTFAVVWSGTSGTPDRAGSSAKMTADEPDSSASCRMTRVYRVMREGDILDAGRNDIGDVHTDDIFRLDEAPAGRPYRFRDYGHVAGSRTKGYVDQAKLKSLGSRCVGEGG
- a CDS encoding glycoside hydrolase domain-containing protein; translated protein: MWHKNHIIRKTAVSLASITLLTGLAAADMIPAHAASGPAAGPAPTATPTPTATPTATPTSTATPTATATATPGARKGSVSGKRPKRDPSPSGAEIFQGQAFDTCHTPSSSLMRAWDGTSPFGAVGVYIGGRARACPHQPNLNTSWMRSVDRMGWKVLPIYIGSQSPCVESTRKGRYSMSHTAPTRRGLREGRDAVAAAKKLSMARHSAIYLDMESYDNSSTRCAATTLRFIQGWNRSVREAGYLPGFYSSANSGIEHMNGARKAGRKDLPHALWFADWKAKASVKSNKYIDAGAWQPHRRIHQHDGNVTRTYGGRRLTIDRNLVDAPVAVVP